One genomic window of Syngnathoides biaculeatus isolate LvHL_M chromosome 13, ASM1980259v1, whole genome shotgun sequence includes the following:
- the odr4 gene encoding protein odr-4 homolog isoform X1, whose protein sequence is MKNCYDRDMRRKSHLGKHCGKMGRGYIVDDTVEVYLSKLCEQQSDNVTGLVIGQSSTQRDIVVMVCRTPPRDEPLVGTGKCLDKEWISEHARQVSRMLPGGLFVLGVFVIIDADNKDTLASLRQLAFAVQCLIVSERLWNSEDDEVIDWLTLHINPKSRKLSCRTFNIKDPKSLAKPADWKYQSGVCSSWSTITCSLNVDLLVALRDNRACSKTMENCLKEGLKVWARQIENAVCLIEGIPLPDDAELTAGQKRNMRQMLTAQLLVAPEQQHRLRDVVQQCGGSLSVRGSIHSRAYLHNNKPKAKLAERLLKRDVISTMVTRVQMLLDEFLPVENEGKGVRKKKQGTEQFCLPHRVFCPAKVSGTLCVCDHQFNDEDPSEVIDRLKEMLDIDTEDQDLDTKQEIVAEIIGSGQPPEATAENVEEQKPKRSNYIGVAMGTAAALLATAVSMFYLNDI, encoded by the exons AAGATGGGCCGTGGTTACATAGTAGACGATACAGTGGAGGTATATCTGTCCAAACTATGTGAGCAGCAATCTGATAATGTCACAGGCCTTGTCATTGGACAG AGCTCAACTCAGAGAGATATTGTAGTTATGGTATGTCGAACACCCCCAAGAGATGAGCCCCTTGTTGGTACAGGAAAGTGTCTGGACAAGGAATGGATCAGTGAGCATGCTCGACAG GTTTCCAGAATGTTACCCGGTGGGTTGTTTGTgcttggagtttttgtcatcattgatgCTGATAATAAGGACACACTTGCCTCACTTCGTCAG CTTGCATTTGCAGTGCAGTGTCTGATAGTTTCTGAACGTTTGTGGAACTCTGAAGATGATGAAGTCATAGACTGGCTCACATTACACATCAACCCCAAATCCAGAAA ACTTAGCTGCAGAACATTTAATATAAAAGATCCCAAG AGTTTGGCCAAGCCTGCTGATTGGAAGTATCAGTCAGGGGTATGTTCCTCCTGGTCTACGATAACGTGCAGTTTAAATGTGGACTTACTGGTTGCGTTACGAGACAACAGAGCCTGTTCAAAGACCATGGAAAACTGTTTGAAG GAAGGACTGAAAGTGTGGGCACGGCAGATTGAGAATGCAGTCTGTCTTATTGAAGGCATACCGCTGCCAGATGATGCAGAACTCACAGCAGGACAG AAAAGGAATATGAGACAGATGCTTACTGCTCAGCTGCTAGTTGCTCCG GAACAACAGCACCGATTAAGAGATGTGGTCCAGCAGTGTGGAGGCAGCTTGTCTGTCAGAGGATCCATCCACAGCCGAGCTTACCTACACAACAACAAACCAAAGGCCAAACTGGCTGAGAGG TTGCTTAAGAGGGATGTGATCTCTACGATGGTCACAAGAGTTCAGATGCTGCTTGATGAGTTTCTGCCTGTCGAAAATGAGGGCAAAGGGgtcagaaaaaagaaacaaggaaCAG AGCAATTCTGCCTCCCTCACCGTGTCTTTTGTCCTGCAAAAGTGAGTGGGACTCTATGTGTGTGTGACCACCAGTTCAATGACGAGGATCCATCGGAAGTAATTGACAGGCTGAAAGAAATGCTAGACATCGATACAGAGGATCAAGACTTGGATACCAAGCAGGAGATTGTTGCTGAGATCATAGGAAGTGGACAACCACCAG AGGCCACTGCAGAAAATGTTGAAGAGCAAAAACCCAAGAGAAGCAACTATATAG GTGTTGCCATGGGCACTGCCGCTGCCCTACTTGCTACCGCTGTTTCAATGTTTTATCTCAATGACATTTGA
- the odr4 gene encoding protein odr-4 homolog isoform X3, whose protein sequence is MGRGYIVDDTVEVYLSKLCEQQSDNVTGLVIGQSSTQRDIVVMVCRTPPRDEPLVGTGKCLDKEWISEHARQVSRMLPGGLFVLGVFVIIDADNKDTLASLRQLAFAVQCLIVSERLWNSEDDEVIDWLTLHINPKSRKLSCRTFNIKDPKSLAKPADWKYQSGVCSSWSTITCSLNVDLLVALRDNRACSKTMENCLKEGLKVWARQIENAVCLIEGIPLPDDAELTAGQKRNMRQMLTAQLLVAPEQQHRLRDVVQQCGGSLSVRGSIHSRAYLHNNKPKAKLAERLLKRDVISTMVTRVQMLLDEFLPVENEGKGVRKKKQGTEQFCLPHRVFCPAKVSGTLCVCDHQFNDEDPSEVIDRLKEMLDIDTEDQDLDTKQEIVAEIIGSGQPPEATAENVEEQKPKRSNYIGVAMGTAAALLATAVSMFYLNDI, encoded by the exons ATGGGCCGTGGTTACATAGTAGACGATACAGTGGAGGTATATCTGTCCAAACTATGTGAGCAGCAATCTGATAATGTCACAGGCCTTGTCATTGGACAG AGCTCAACTCAGAGAGATATTGTAGTTATGGTATGTCGAACACCCCCAAGAGATGAGCCCCTTGTTGGTACAGGAAAGTGTCTGGACAAGGAATGGATCAGTGAGCATGCTCGACAG GTTTCCAGAATGTTACCCGGTGGGTTGTTTGTgcttggagtttttgtcatcattgatgCTGATAATAAGGACACACTTGCCTCACTTCGTCAG CTTGCATTTGCAGTGCAGTGTCTGATAGTTTCTGAACGTTTGTGGAACTCTGAAGATGATGAAGTCATAGACTGGCTCACATTACACATCAACCCCAAATCCAGAAA ACTTAGCTGCAGAACATTTAATATAAAAGATCCCAAG AGTTTGGCCAAGCCTGCTGATTGGAAGTATCAGTCAGGGGTATGTTCCTCCTGGTCTACGATAACGTGCAGTTTAAATGTGGACTTACTGGTTGCGTTACGAGACAACAGAGCCTGTTCAAAGACCATGGAAAACTGTTTGAAG GAAGGACTGAAAGTGTGGGCACGGCAGATTGAGAATGCAGTCTGTCTTATTGAAGGCATACCGCTGCCAGATGATGCAGAACTCACAGCAGGACAG AAAAGGAATATGAGACAGATGCTTACTGCTCAGCTGCTAGTTGCTCCG GAACAACAGCACCGATTAAGAGATGTGGTCCAGCAGTGTGGAGGCAGCTTGTCTGTCAGAGGATCCATCCACAGCCGAGCTTACCTACACAACAACAAACCAAAGGCCAAACTGGCTGAGAGG TTGCTTAAGAGGGATGTGATCTCTACGATGGTCACAAGAGTTCAGATGCTGCTTGATGAGTTTCTGCCTGTCGAAAATGAGGGCAAAGGGgtcagaaaaaagaaacaaggaaCAG AGCAATTCTGCCTCCCTCACCGTGTCTTTTGTCCTGCAAAAGTGAGTGGGACTCTATGTGTGTGTGACCACCAGTTCAATGACGAGGATCCATCGGAAGTAATTGACAGGCTGAAAGAAATGCTAGACATCGATACAGAGGATCAAGACTTGGATACCAAGCAGGAGATTGTTGCTGAGATCATAGGAAGTGGACAACCACCAG AGGCCACTGCAGAAAATGTTGAAGAGCAAAAACCCAAGAGAAGCAACTATATAG GTGTTGCCATGGGCACTGCCGCTGCCCTACTTGCTACCGCTGTTTCAATGTTTTATCTCAATGACATTTGA
- the odr4 gene encoding protein odr-4 homolog isoform X2, whose translation MKNCYDRDMRRKSHLGKHCGKMGRGYIVDDTVEVYLSKLCEQQSDNVTGLVIGQSSTQRDIVVMVCRTPPRDEPLVGTGKCLDKEWISEHARQVSRMLPGGLFVLGVFVIIDADNKDTLASLRQLAFAVQCLIVSERLWNSEDDEVIDWLTLHINPKSRNCRTFNIKDPKSLAKPADWKYQSGVCSSWSTITCSLNVDLLVALRDNRACSKTMENCLKEGLKVWARQIENAVCLIEGIPLPDDAELTAGQKRNMRQMLTAQLLVAPEQQHRLRDVVQQCGGSLSVRGSIHSRAYLHNNKPKAKLAERLLKRDVISTMVTRVQMLLDEFLPVENEGKGVRKKKQGTEQFCLPHRVFCPAKVSGTLCVCDHQFNDEDPSEVIDRLKEMLDIDTEDQDLDTKQEIVAEIIGSGQPPEATAENVEEQKPKRSNYIGVAMGTAAALLATAVSMFYLNDI comes from the exons AAGATGGGCCGTGGTTACATAGTAGACGATACAGTGGAGGTATATCTGTCCAAACTATGTGAGCAGCAATCTGATAATGTCACAGGCCTTGTCATTGGACAG AGCTCAACTCAGAGAGATATTGTAGTTATGGTATGTCGAACACCCCCAAGAGATGAGCCCCTTGTTGGTACAGGAAAGTGTCTGGACAAGGAATGGATCAGTGAGCATGCTCGACAG GTTTCCAGAATGTTACCCGGTGGGTTGTTTGTgcttggagtttttgtcatcattgatgCTGATAATAAGGACACACTTGCCTCACTTCGTCAG CTTGCATTTGCAGTGCAGTGTCTGATAGTTTCTGAACGTTTGTGGAACTCTGAAGATGATGAAGTCATAGACTGGCTCACATTACACATCAACCCCAAATCCAGAAA CTGCAGAACATTTAATATAAAAGATCCCAAG AGTTTGGCCAAGCCTGCTGATTGGAAGTATCAGTCAGGGGTATGTTCCTCCTGGTCTACGATAACGTGCAGTTTAAATGTGGACTTACTGGTTGCGTTACGAGACAACAGAGCCTGTTCAAAGACCATGGAAAACTGTTTGAAG GAAGGACTGAAAGTGTGGGCACGGCAGATTGAGAATGCAGTCTGTCTTATTGAAGGCATACCGCTGCCAGATGATGCAGAACTCACAGCAGGACAG AAAAGGAATATGAGACAGATGCTTACTGCTCAGCTGCTAGTTGCTCCG GAACAACAGCACCGATTAAGAGATGTGGTCCAGCAGTGTGGAGGCAGCTTGTCTGTCAGAGGATCCATCCACAGCCGAGCTTACCTACACAACAACAAACCAAAGGCCAAACTGGCTGAGAGG TTGCTTAAGAGGGATGTGATCTCTACGATGGTCACAAGAGTTCAGATGCTGCTTGATGAGTTTCTGCCTGTCGAAAATGAGGGCAAAGGGgtcagaaaaaagaaacaaggaaCAG AGCAATTCTGCCTCCCTCACCGTGTCTTTTGTCCTGCAAAAGTGAGTGGGACTCTATGTGTGTGTGACCACCAGTTCAATGACGAGGATCCATCGGAAGTAATTGACAGGCTGAAAGAAATGCTAGACATCGATACAGAGGATCAAGACTTGGATACCAAGCAGGAGATTGTTGCTGAGATCATAGGAAGTGGACAACCACCAG AGGCCACTGCAGAAAATGTTGAAGAGCAAAAACCCAAGAGAAGCAACTATATAG GTGTTGCCATGGGCACTGCCGCTGCCCTACTTGCTACCGCTGTTTCAATGTTTTATCTCAATGACATTTGA